The Vitis vinifera cultivar Pinot Noir 40024 chromosome 8, ASM3070453v1 genome segment aaaaataaaaataataatgattttatgtaaaagataaataataggGTTGTTATAGATCAATTTTCGtcaataaatttctaatattactTAGATTActatttttgagttttaaaaattatagacTCATTAATGagtcaatttgaaatttatttacttaataaaaaaatttagaaaaagtatattttgattcactaatatagAAATATATAGCAAAAATAACctcacattttttaaaatcgatattatattcatttatttaaaaataatttgaaatatatgcattttttaataaatcatcCAATTAGTTCTTAAaatgttctttttatttattttatcatgtcAATTGGCAACTAAACTCCTTcacttaattatttattttcattttagatatttattattattattttattatttgagattatttttttctagaaacaaacataagaaaagttgaaactttttttttttttaaacaaatatttcataacaaaaatgaGGTAGTTTGAAGAATATTGACAATAGAAGTAAGTGAAACTCTAACGAATTATGGATGAGTTTGAGTTTGATGAGAATaaggtttataattttttgtaccatctttttaggaatttttttttcattatggcAAATTAAGGTTAATTTCAAGGACTTTGATTGTTTTGGACTATATTTTTGCTTCATCTTTAATTCAAGAGATAgagaattcaaataaaaatgtaaCATATTGTTGTTTCAATTATATgacaaataaaagaatattttaaagaataattatattattaattaaaaaatacatatatttcaaattatttttaaataaataaaaatgctattgatttaaaaaatttgaaactcttttttcatatattttattatcaGTGAGTTAAAACccacttttctcaaaaaaaaaaatggaaaaaactaactaagtcatttaaaataaattttaatttataattttcttactaagttttATGACCTTTTAATACTACTAAAAcctattttttagttttacattatttttaaaaatcaataaattttatatatcaaacATAGTTTAATTTGAAATGCATTTACTTagtgaaaaaatttaaagaagataaaaaaaacataatttaaaaaaatatcatacttGAAATTGTTTAGatagaaaaaaatgttatcatattcaattttatttatttatgttttttattttttaaaatttctctatgtttcattttatttttaaaaacccatgaaaataacttttatttgtttttaaaaaactattatctctttcacttttgtttttaaaaaccgaaAACAAAGAACAATGATGAAACAATgttataaatttctaaaaacaattttcaaaatttaaaaacaaaaaactgtctttgcccaaacaagctctaacttttctttcattgccAAAAAGGTCTACTAGTCCCATcctggctttttttttttcacaatccaATTTGGTCTTTGGGTTGAAGACATGATTGATGATCAAGGTCCCACTTGTTCCCGCAGGACACTTCTAGGAAATTGCGCATGCTAGCTAGTAGCCTAGTTTTAAAGCAATAAGACAATTGTTTTGCCAGGAAATGACCCACAAAATACATGAACACGGTAGCCATAACATGGTTATCACATCAACCCAAACACAGAAGATTACCACAAAAACCCAAATCACCGAGAACTTCCTTTTGAGCAAGTTCATGTAGGAAATAGACATAATCACAACATACAGACATGTCTCCACTCTCTAGATGCCAGACTCCAATGACCAACAAGCTCATCCTTGTTCCTCAGCATCAGCAAATCTAAAAATTGGATGCATTAAGTAAATTTCCGAACTTGTAAACTAAGGATGACTCGAGGCAAAGATATAAAGTCATAAGAATGAAACGGAAGCCCTTTACTTACCCAACTTCTGAGAGCTTCAAATGGGCTTCAGCATAGTCAGCAAAGAAGGCATCCTCATCCTAAAGATAGAAATCACCATGATCAAACCCAAAGAAACTTCTTGAACATATTGCTACAAAAATACAGTAGTAAAATTTGGTAAATAATTCTGAGCAGTCATAAATCAGAACAAAATACGCACCATAGCATATTTCTCAACCAGTGGGCGGAAGACTGGATCCTCTAGGAGAGCCTTGTCTGATGGCAGTTGGATAAGACCTTCCTTTTCCCCGCTAAGCAGCTCCCTGATAAACAAAAACGGAATAAAATTGAAAGGACCGTTAGAATTTGAATTAGAGCGGTGTGTCCAAAGAAAGCTCTACTTATACCAGTCCTTGcaatttttaaccaattttctTTGGTGTTATCCAGATGACTCACTTAAAGTAGGAGTTATCAAAGATGAGTGGATTAGTAGTCCAGGGTCCTTCAAATCCAGAGCGCTCCTTATGGCACCTCCCCTGTAAAGCAATTCCCACGGAATATCATTCATATTAGAAAACAAGTTGCCAAGTCTCTGCAAAAGCACCAAATGCCAGTCCCACAAAAGCACTCAAAATTGTGAAAGGAACATGGGAGGAACTTCATCCGTCTTAGCATACCAGAGTATGACCACCAGATAGTGCAACAATATCCTTGTCACTGAGACCCATGTGGCCAAATACATCCCTTAGATGGTCTGAACCTGAAGAGTAAGCAGAATATTAAAACAGAGCATCAAATACTTAACTAGCTATCACCATCTCATTCCACTATTTTAAATTCCcaagttttgtttcttttacttcttaGTACATAAAAAAGCACACTAACCTTTAGTTGCATTAGGCAAGCGACCTTCTGGGGGTGGTTCAGATTTGTCCTGAGATTGACAAACACCTGCTCTTTAGTGCCTAAACTAGTCGCTAACATGGAAAATAAATGCCTACTAACAAATTAATGACTTAGAATGGAAGAATTAGAAATTATAAGGAGCTTCAAGCGAACAGATAGAATAACTATATGTCTGGCACATTCAAGTGATATTTCTACAGAAAGGCAGTAAGTTCAGATACTTTCATCCCAAGATCCAACCTTGCCCACACTTCCTTAATCCTACTAAATTTGACATATCAACTACTAACAAAacatgaatatttaatttttcttttttggtaagATCAGATATACCAAACCAAATGATAATGAAGAAGGTTCTCTAACCTGTCTCCCAGGGTGAAAAGGGATCTCAGGCCCTCCAGTAACTTCAACGGCAACAACTCCAGCCAACTTCAATTGATAAACAGAACCAAAATCAAGAATTAATAAGCAAAAAGTAATAACAAATGATCCACCATTTTCAGATTTTTCCCAAGTAACTATctgaattttagaataaaaaattgcatCAGTTTTTGCTCTTTAATGAACTATACTTCAAAATCACAACCAAACAGAATCTAAGAGAActcaaaaggaaaaacaacaaCTTCTTCCACTGCGATTATAGACCAATGATTCAAATATACCTGGTAGAAGTCTCCATAAGAGAGGATCGGAAATTGCTCCTTGATCGGTTCCAATAGCCTGACAGCAATATCAAGACCATTGTTAGCTTCGTGAGCAAGCTCCTCTGGGTGCTTCATTGTCCCAAACGGACCTCCTGTTTTTGTCTTCACATCGTAAGTCCCAGCGGAGTGCCATCTGTATATAAAACAAACCACACACGATCAATGCTCACCTTCTCACTCGACAAACAATCACGAAAACAACTAGTTCACAAGCATATATTTGGGGAGAGATATTACGCTAGTCGAAGCATCAGTGGAGCACATTTCTTCTCAGCGATGAACCCTCTGAGCTTTCTCTTACATTTCTCGACTGCTTTCTGGTACTCCTCGCTCACAATAGGGTAAGCCTTTCCCATGACGACGATTTTCTAAAAAAGTTCAACCCAACGACACCAAAGATCAcaccaaaacaacaaaacaagCAATCGGGATGcatttggttgatgagaaaacacagtaaaagagaagaaaacaacTTTCGGATTGAACGTTTTCCGGAACCGATAGAACAAAAAGTCAATAACCCAACTCAAACTAAACCTACCAGAACTAGATACATTTCTTTCTTCACAGTTTTCACAGTAACCAacgagaaaataaagaaatcaagcACTTATAAtagcaggaaaaaaaaaaactgcatAATAGATAACTTATCGAtatcaaaataaacacaaatttaGAGTTGAAACCTTGGCTCAGAAGAAGCGGAACGTAGAGTAGAACGCGATCACCACCTAAGGTTTCCGAACCTGAACACAGACCATATATTCCATACACGGAAGCTT includes the following:
- the APX gene encoding cytosolic ascorbate peroxidase (The RefSeq protein has 1 substitution compared to this genomic sequence) — translated: MGKAYPIVSEEYQKAVEKCKRKLRGFIAEKKCAPLMLRLAWHSAGTYDVKTKTGGPFGTMKHPEELAHEANNGLDIAVRLLEPIKEQFPILSYGDFYQLAGVVAVEVTGGPEIPFHPGRQDKSEPPPEGRLPNATKGSDHLRDVFGHMGLSDKDIVALSGGHTLGRCHKERSGFEGPWTTNPLIFDNSYFKELLSGEKEGLIQLPSDKALLEDPVFRPLVEKYAMDEDAFFADYAEAHLKLSELGFADAEEQG